The proteins below come from a single Cupriavidus pauculus genomic window:
- a CDS encoding Bug family tripartite tricarboxylate transporter substrate binding protein: protein MQRRTFLRAGTATLAAALPAAFSTRLFAQDLPTQPIRIVVGFPPGGGTDVMARVLAEKLSTLWQTTVLVENRPGAAGVVAAEYAARQPADGTTLLMTNISNHAIAPSLYPKISYSVEKDFTPIMLVGVTPNLLICRTGGPAKTVADVIALCRANPGKITFGSSGAGASQHLTLEMFKLRAGVDALHVPYRGSAPLLTDLIGGQIDLCFETMTSATPQVQGGKVVPIAQTRTHRAKNFPNVPTLAESGFPGFDAGTWYGLVGPARMNPAMVARMNADMNRVMAMPDVVAKLEGFGAEDGGGTAARFAEFIATERVKWARVVKEANVKV from the coding sequence ATGCAACGTCGCACCTTCCTGCGCGCGGGCACCGCCACGCTCGCCGCCGCACTTCCCGCAGCCTTCTCCACGCGCCTGTTCGCGCAGGACCTGCCCACACAGCCCATCCGCATCGTCGTCGGCTTCCCCCCGGGGGGCGGCACCGATGTCATGGCGCGCGTGCTGGCGGAGAAACTCTCCACGCTGTGGCAAACGACCGTGCTCGTCGAGAACCGCCCCGGCGCGGCAGGCGTCGTCGCCGCCGAATATGCGGCGCGCCAGCCCGCGGACGGCACCACGCTGCTGATGACCAATATCAGCAACCACGCCATCGCCCCGAGTCTGTATCCCAAGATCAGCTATTCGGTCGAGAAGGACTTCACGCCGATCATGCTCGTCGGGGTCACCCCCAACCTGCTCATCTGCCGCACGGGCGGTCCGGCCAAGACCGTGGCCGACGTCATCGCGCTATGCCGCGCCAATCCCGGCAAGATCACGTTCGGCTCGTCGGGTGCCGGGGCCTCGCAGCACCTCACGCTGGAAATGTTCAAGCTGCGCGCGGGCGTCGATGCGCTGCATGTCCCGTACCGGGGCTCCGCGCCGCTGCTCACCGACCTCATCGGCGGACAGATCGACCTGTGCTTCGAGACCATGACCTCGGCCACGCCACAGGTGCAAGGCGGCAAGGTGGTACCGATTGCGCAGACGCGCACGCACCGCGCGAAGAACTTCCCCAACGTCCCGACGCTCGCGGAGTCCGGCTTCCCGGGTTTCGACGCGGGCACATGGTATGGCCTCGTCGGCCCCGCCCGCATGAATCCCGCCATGGTCGCCCGCATGAACGCGGATATGAATCGCGTGATGGCGATGCCCGACGTCGTGGCCAAGCTCGAAGGCTTTGGCGCCGAGGATGGCGGCGGCACCGCGGCGCGCTTCGCCGAGTTCATCGCGACGGAGCGCGTCAAGTGGGCGCGCGTGGTGAAGGAAGCCAACGTGAAGGTATAA
- a CDS encoding fumarylacetoacetate hydrolase family protein: protein MTRHIDMDTILPADADRAVLVGRVWQPASAAGVGGVGGPTLVTVRDGMLVDIGALAPTVSALLAFDDCAERVRRARGPSLGPLRAWLDDTCAHGADPAHRHLLAPNDLQVVKAAGVTFANSMLERVIEERARGDAGSAAAIRESIAGIVGDSLAALRPGSPEAMRVKAVLVAQGLWSQYLEVGIGPDAEIFTKAAPLASVGAGADVGLHPMSTWNNPEPEIVLAVAPNGHIVGAALGNDVNLRDVEGRSALLLGKAKDNNASCSIGPWIRLCDAHFGIADIEAADLTLRVEGDDGFVLDGTSTMKQISRSPHELVANAMGPHHQYPDGIMLFCGTLFAPVKDRDAPGAGFTHHLGDRVAIASPKLGALVNWVGDCTQLPPWNFGIGALMTNLAQRGLLHPPP, encoded by the coding sequence ATGACCCGGCATATCGACATGGACACCATCCTGCCGGCGGACGCCGACCGTGCCGTGCTGGTCGGCCGCGTCTGGCAGCCCGCCAGCGCGGCCGGCGTGGGCGGCGTGGGCGGCCCGACGCTCGTCACCGTGCGCGACGGCATGCTCGTCGATATCGGCGCGCTGGCACCGACGGTCTCGGCGCTGCTGGCCTTCGACGACTGCGCCGAACGCGTGCGCCGCGCGCGAGGCCCGTCGCTCGGGCCGCTGCGCGCCTGGCTCGACGACACCTGCGCACATGGCGCGGACCCCGCCCATCGTCATCTGCTGGCACCGAACGATCTGCAGGTCGTCAAGGCAGCCGGTGTCACGTTCGCCAACAGCATGCTCGAGCGCGTGATCGAGGAGCGCGCGCGTGGCGATGCGGGCAGCGCCGCGGCGATCCGCGAAAGCATTGCCGGCATCGTCGGCGACAGCCTCGCCGCGTTGCGCCCCGGCTCGCCCGAGGCCATGCGCGTCAAAGCGGTACTGGTCGCGCAGGGCCTGTGGTCGCAGTATCTGGAGGTCGGCATCGGCCCCGACGCCGAGATCTTTACCAAGGCCGCGCCACTCGCCTCGGTCGGCGCCGGTGCCGATGTCGGCCTGCATCCGATGTCGACGTGGAACAACCCCGAGCCGGAGATCGTCCTCGCGGTGGCGCCCAATGGCCATATCGTCGGCGCGGCACTCGGCAACGACGTCAACCTGCGCGACGTGGAAGGCCGCAGCGCGCTGCTGCTCGGCAAGGCGAAGGACAACAACGCCTCGTGCAGCATCGGCCCGTGGATACGCCTGTGCGACGCGCACTTCGGTATCGCCGATATCGAAGCCGCCGACCTGACCCTGCGCGTGGAAGGCGACGACGGCTTCGTGCTCGATGGCACCAGCACGATGAAGCAGATCAGCCGCTCGCCGCACGAACTCGTGGCCAACGCGATGGGACCGCATCACCAGTACCCGGACGGCATCATGCTGTTCTGCGGCACGCTGTTCGCACCCGTGAAGGATCGCGACGCGCCCGGCGCCGGCTTCACGCATCACCTCGGCGATCGCGTCGCCATCGCTTCCCCGAAGCTCGGCGCGCTCGTCAACTGGGTCGGCGACTGTACGCAGCTGCCGCCGTGGAATTTCGGCATCGGCGCGCTGATGACCAACCTCGCGCAACGCGGGCTGCTGCATCCGCCCCCCTGA
- a CDS encoding DctP family TRAP transporter solute-binding subunit, protein MKTTIARIVLATLLSAASTSPFAQSVKLRFAHTVPESDSQHQAALQFAKQVKARTNGDVEIQVFANSQLGNDTTLVTGVRSGTIDIGATGNPFVTGLVPKLNVLDLPYQFEDGPSAYRTLDGPVGRSLLDELGAHRIKGLAFWEIGFRSLGNNKRPINKADDIRGLKIRTTPNPSHIKAFQLLGASPQPMPFAEVFGALESGAVDGQENPPTLMVSAKLYEVQKYVSMTRHAYTALVVLMNKTKFDALKPEYQKILLEEAAAAATFQRKLNADNERSAIAQLRAKGVQVNEQPDVASIRNVVREETRQLYVQKNGDAVLRAMETAR, encoded by the coding sequence ATGAAAACCACGATCGCACGCATCGTGCTGGCCACCCTTTTGTCCGCCGCCAGCACCTCCCCCTTCGCGCAGAGCGTCAAGCTGCGCTTTGCCCATACCGTCCCGGAGAGCGACTCCCAGCATCAGGCCGCGCTGCAGTTCGCCAAGCAGGTCAAGGCACGCACCAACGGCGATGTCGAGATCCAGGTCTTCGCCAACAGCCAGCTCGGTAACGATACGACCCTCGTGACCGGCGTGCGCAGCGGCACCATCGACATCGGCGCCACCGGCAACCCCTTCGTCACCGGCCTCGTGCCCAAGCTCAACGTGCTGGACCTGCCCTATCAGTTCGAAGACGGCCCCAGCGCCTATCGCACGCTCGATGGCCCCGTCGGCCGATCGCTGCTCGACGAGCTCGGCGCACACCGCATCAAGGGCCTCGCGTTCTGGGAGATCGGCTTCCGCAGCCTCGGCAACAACAAGCGGCCGATCAACAAGGCGGACGATATCCGCGGACTCAAGATCCGTACGACGCCGAATCCTTCGCATATCAAGGCGTTCCAGCTGCTGGGCGCGAGCCCGCAGCCGATGCCGTTCGCCGAGGTCTTCGGCGCGCTCGAGTCGGGTGCCGTCGATGGCCAGGAGAACCCGCCCACGCTGATGGTTTCCGCCAAGCTGTACGAAGTGCAGAAGTACGTGTCCATGACGCGGCATGCCTACACCGCGCTCGTCGTGCTGATGAACAAGACGAAGTTCGATGCGCTGAAGCCCGAGTACCAGAAGATCCTGCTCGAGGAGGCCGCGGCCGCCGCCACGTTCCAGCGCAAGCTCAATGCCGACAACGAACGCTCGGCCATCGCGCAGTTGCGCGCCAAGGGCGTGCAGGTCAACGAGCAGCCGGATGTGGCGAGCATCCGCAACGTGGTCCGCGAAGAGACACGCCAGCTCTACGTGCAGAAGAACGGCGACGCGGTGCTGCGCGCCATGGAAACCGCGCGCTGA
- a CDS encoding amidohydrolase family protein produces MSTSPPALPTAVVDTHHHLWRLETGHYPWLQDRYDAAAFFLGDYASLRRDFDTADYLTHWRRVPGVTLAATVHVEAERDRAESLAETAWLHAVHREAGFPNAVIAHVDFLSPTLDDDLRAQLDYPLVRGVRCKPLTAASADAAAALAGQSGTLQDPQWRAGLRALADRGLIYDLRVPYWHLEEAAEAIAAVPELDVVVEHAGLPWDRSPEGLARWRRGLAALASLPRVSIKLSEFGLPQTPWQRESNVAVIREVLSLFGAHRCMFASNLPVSGLRASLPEIVATVGAALEGLPASDARAVWHDNALRIYRITQQAGASS; encoded by the coding sequence ATGAGTACGTCGCCCCCCGCACTGCCCACCGCCGTCGTCGATACGCACCACCATCTGTGGCGCCTGGAAACGGGCCACTACCCATGGCTGCAGGACCGCTACGACGCCGCTGCCTTTTTCCTCGGCGACTACGCGTCCCTGCGCCGGGATTTCGATACCGCCGACTACCTCACGCACTGGCGGCGCGTACCGGGCGTGACGCTGGCCGCCACGGTCCACGTGGAAGCCGAGCGCGACCGCGCCGAATCGCTGGCCGAGACCGCATGGCTGCACGCGGTGCATCGGGAAGCGGGCTTCCCGAACGCCGTGATCGCACACGTGGATTTCCTCTCCCCGACGCTGGATGACGACCTGCGCGCGCAGCTCGACTATCCGCTCGTGCGCGGCGTACGGTGCAAGCCGCTTACGGCGGCAAGCGCCGACGCCGCGGCCGCGCTCGCGGGCCAGTCCGGCACGCTGCAGGATCCGCAATGGCGCGCCGGCCTGCGCGCGCTGGCCGATCGGGGCCTGATCTACGATCTTCGCGTCCCGTACTGGCACCTCGAAGAAGCCGCCGAGGCGATCGCCGCCGTGCCCGAACTCGACGTCGTCGTCGAACACGCGGGCCTGCCGTGGGACCGCTCGCCCGAAGGCCTCGCTCGCTGGCGTCGCGGCCTGGCCGCGCTGGCCAGCCTGCCCCGTGTGTCCATCAAGCTGTCCGAGTTCGGCCTGCCGCAAACCCCGTGGCAGCGCGAGAGCAACGTCGCCGTGATCCGCGAGGTCCTGTCCCTCTTCGGCGCGCACCGCTGCATGTTCGCGAGCAACCTCCCCGTCTCGGGCCTGCGCGCCAGCCTGCCGGAGATCGTCGCCACGGTCGGCGCCGCGCTCGAGGGATTGCCCGCATCCGACGCCCGTGCCGTCTGGCACGACAACGCGCTACGCATCTACCGCATCACGCAACAAGCAGGAGCAAGTTCATGA
- a CDS encoding TRAP transporter small permease, with product MNSLSVRIVRALMVAMMTAMIVLVFGNVVLRYVFNSGIAFSEEASRFLFMWLTLIGALLVMHDKAHLGMSTVVSHLGENAQRACRLLADAGALACCLLLAHGAWQLVEIGMDDRAPVTGVPLGIVYASLLICSLGMAAMLLHSLWRLISGRMAQHELVPQSGTSGE from the coding sequence ATGAACTCCCTATCCGTCCGCATCGTGCGCGCGCTCATGGTCGCGATGATGACCGCCATGATCGTGCTGGTCTTCGGCAACGTCGTGTTGCGCTATGTCTTCAACTCCGGCATCGCCTTCTCCGAGGAGGCATCGCGTTTCCTCTTTATGTGGCTGACGCTGATCGGCGCGCTGCTCGTCATGCATGACAAGGCCCACCTCGGGATGTCCACCGTGGTGTCCCATCTGGGCGAGAACGCCCAGCGCGCGTGCCGCCTGCTGGCCGATGCCGGCGCCCTTGCCTGCTGCCTGCTGCTCGCGCACGGCGCCTGGCAGCTCGTCGAGATCGGCATGGACGATCGCGCGCCCGTCACCGGCGTGCCGCTCGGCATCGTCTATGCCTCGCTCCTCATCTGCAGCCTCGGCATGGCCGCCATGCTGCTGCATTCGCTGTGGCGCCTGATCAGCGGGCGCATGGCGCAGCACGAACTGGTGCCGCAGTCCGGCACGAGCGGCGAATAA
- a CDS encoding TRAP transporter large permease, with protein MTIFVFVGSLLGAMSLGMPIAFALLASGVALMLHLGNFDTQILAQNMLEGVNNYPLMAVPFFMLAGELMNAGGLSQRIVRVADAAVGHVRGGLGYVAIIAATVVASISGSAVADTAAVAALLIPMMRKAGYNVPRAAGLIAAGGIIAPVIPPSIAIVVFGVVAQISITKLFLAGIAPGAMMAVTLAATWYVCARKETLGPVQPFSARKLLQSLREGVWALVLPIVIIGGMKIGAFTPTEAAVVAVVYAMAIGRFVYGELKLRELPSLIVTASKTSSTVLFLVACALVSAWLITIANIPAQVTALLDPFVDNKILLMFIIMVLVIIVGTALDLMPTILIMTPILMPVITKAGIDPVYFGVMFVLNNAIGLLTPPVGTVLNVVAGTSRCSLDSVIGGVWPFLLSLTALMFLFVLFPQLILVPATWLR; from the coding sequence ATGACCATCTTCGTCTTTGTCGGCTCGCTGCTCGGCGCCATGTCGCTGGGCATGCCCATCGCGTTCGCGCTGCTCGCATCGGGCGTTGCCCTGATGCTGCATCTCGGCAACTTCGACACGCAGATCCTCGCGCAAAACATGCTCGAGGGCGTCAACAACTATCCGCTCATGGCGGTACCGTTCTTCATGCTCGCCGGCGAGCTCATGAACGCGGGCGGCCTGTCCCAGCGCATCGTGCGCGTGGCCGATGCGGCCGTCGGGCACGTTCGTGGGGGCCTCGGCTACGTGGCCATCATCGCCGCCACGGTGGTAGCCAGCATCTCGGGCTCCGCCGTCGCCGACACGGCCGCCGTGGCCGCGCTGCTGATCCCGATGATGCGCAAGGCCGGGTACAACGTACCGCGCGCGGCCGGATTGATTGCCGCCGGCGGCATTATCGCGCCCGTGATTCCCCCGTCGATCGCGATCGTCGTGTTCGGCGTGGTCGCGCAGATCTCCATCACCAAGCTGTTTCTCGCCGGTATCGCACCGGGCGCGATGATGGCGGTCACGCTTGCGGCCACGTGGTACGTCTGCGCGCGCAAGGAGACGCTCGGGCCCGTGCAGCCGTTCTCCGCCCGCAAGCTGCTGCAGTCGCTGCGCGAGGGCGTCTGGGCGCTGGTGCTGCCGATCGTGATCATCGGTGGCATGAAGATCGGCGCGTTCACGCCGACCGAGGCCGCCGTGGTGGCCGTCGTCTACGCCATGGCGATCGGCCGCTTCGTCTATGGCGAGCTCAAGCTGCGCGAGCTGCCGTCGCTGATCGTCACCGCGTCCAAGACCTCGAGCACCGTGCTGTTCCTCGTCGCCTGCGCGCTGGTATCGGCATGGCTCATCACCATCGCGAACATTCCGGCGCAGGTCACCGCCCTGCTCGACCCGTTCGTCGATAACAAGATCCTGCTCATGTTCATCATCATGGTTCTCGTGATCATCGTCGGCACCGCGCTCGATCTGATGCCCACGATCCTGATCATGACGCCGATCCTGATGCCCGTGATCACGAAGGCGGGGATCGACCCCGTCTACTTCGGCGTGATGTTCGTGCTCAACAACGCGATCGGGCTGCTCACGCCACCGGTCGGCACCGTGCTCAACGTCGTCGCCGGAACCTCGCGCTGCAGCCTCGACAGCGTGATCGGCGGCGTCTGGCCGTTCCTGCTGAGTCTTACCGCGCTGATGTTCCTGTTCGTGCTGTTCCCCCAGCTGATCCTGGTGCCGGCCACCTGGCTGCGTTGA
- a CDS encoding PPC domain-containing DNA-binding protein, whose translation MTPAMKSAPALLATAVALAALTALTALTPLTPAHAQTRADSHAAACKAAHDTRPDNRNYPRDTVPRYIKTPTGYLIVLRMGDNVFEQLESFAICENVPAASLSAIGFANVTFGFWDAGKQDFNPKTYRNVEMASIVGSLAWKNGKPSIHAHGVAGDSQFDTYGGHILSMEVGTGSLEVTVTLIPEKLERAVDPRIGANVLQLSSSH comes from the coding sequence ATGACCCCTGCGATGAAATCTGCCCCCGCGCTGCTGGCCACGGCCGTCGCGCTCGCCGCACTGACGGCCCTCACGGCCCTCACGCCCCTCACGCCCGCACACGCGCAAACGCGCGCCGACAGCCACGCCGCCGCATGCAAGGCCGCGCACGACACCCGCCCCGACAACCGCAACTACCCGCGCGACACCGTGCCGCGCTACATCAAGACACCCACGGGCTATCTGATCGTCCTGCGCATGGGCGACAATGTATTCGAGCAACTCGAGTCGTTCGCGATCTGCGAGAACGTGCCGGCCGCCAGCCTCTCCGCCATCGGCTTTGCCAACGTCACGTTCGGCTTCTGGGATGCGGGCAAGCAGGATTTCAATCCCAAGACCTACCGCAATGTCGAGATGGCAAGCATCGTCGGCAGCCTCGCATGGAAGAATGGCAAGCCGTCGATTCATGCGCACGGCGTGGCGGGCGACTCGCAGTTCGACACTTACGGTGGCCATATCCTTTCGATGGAGGTCGGCACCGGCTCGCTCGAAGTCACCGTGACATTGATCCCGGAGAAACTCGAGCGCGCGGTCGATCCGCGCATTGGCGCAAACGTGCTGCAATTGTCGAGTTCGCACTGA